One Aegilops tauschii subsp. strangulata cultivar AL8/78 chromosome 7, Aet v6.0, whole genome shotgun sequence genomic window carries:
- the LOC109782306 gene encoding uncharacterized protein yields MPQKLLLALLVAYHKLRHYFQGHPIKVVSAYPLERVLQSPNAAGRVAEWNIELKHVLHDTNKEADDIAKRASRRLPQEPGVFEERLFKPSTEGCWTEEFKAYLLQGTLPEKEEDAERVARQATAYCIQDGELYWKWPNDVPLRCISREQGCELLAHIHGGDCGHHSSSRTLVGKAFRNGFYWSMTLNDATELVRSCEACQFHAKQIHQPARGL; encoded by the exons ATGCCGCAAAAGCTCTTGCTTGCGCTCCTTGTCGCCTACCACAAgttgcgccactacttccaaggccaccccatcaaggtcgtctcggcttaCCCGCTGGAGAGAGTGCTCCAGAGCCCCAACGCCGCGGGAAGGgtcgccgaatggaacatcgagttgAAG CATGTGCTGCACGACACGAACAAGGAAGCAGATGATATCGCCAAGAGGGCATCCCGACGCCTGCCTCAGGaacctggcgtcttcgaggagcggctcttcaagccttcaACA gaggggtgctggactgAAGAGTTCAAGGCGTACCTGCTTCAGGGGaccctgccggagaaggaggaagacgcAGAGCGCGTGGCTCGGCAGGCCACTGCTTACTGTATCCAGGATGGCGAGCTCTACTGGAAATGGCCAAACGATGTTCCTctgcgatgcatctccagggagcagggatGTGAGCTGTTAGCccacatacacggcggggactgcgggcaccactcgtcatcgcGCACCCTAgtgggcaaggcgttccgcaaCGGATTCTACTGGTCCATGACGCTCAATGACGCCACCGAGCTGGTGAGATcttgtgaagcctgccagttccatgccaagcaaatccaccagcctGCTCGGGGTCTCTag